CCGGCGCACCGCAGGCCCTGGTCATCGTGCCCACCCGCGAGCTTGCCGTCCAGGTAGCGAACGACCTCCAGACCGCGTCGCTGAAGCGCAACGCGCGCATCACCACCATCTACGGCGGCCGTGCCTACGAGCCCCAGGTGGAAGCCCTGCAGAAGGGCGTCGAGATCGTGGTGGGAACCCCCGGCCGCCTGATCGACCTGTACAAGCAGAAGCACCTGAGCCTGAAGAACGTCAAGATCGTCATCCTCGACGAAGCTGACGAGATGCTGGACCTGGGCTTCCTGCCGGACGTGGAAACCCTGATCGCAGGCACCCCGGCCGTCCGCCAGACGCTCCTGTTCTCTGCCACCATGCCCGGCCCGGTCATCGCCATGGCCCGCCGCTACATGACGCAGCCCACCCACATCCGCGCGGCCGACCCCGAAGACGAAGGCCTCACCAAGCGCGACATCCGCCAGCTCATCTACCGTGCCCACAGCATGGACAAGGTTGAAGTTGTTGCCCGCATCCTGCAGGCACGGGGCCGCGGCCGCACCATCATCTTCACCAAGACCAAGCGCACCGCCGCGAAGGTGGCCGAAGAACTGGTGGACCGCGGTTTCGCGGCCGCCGCCATCCACGGGGACCTCGGCCAGGGCGCCCGCGAACAGGCGCTCCGGGCCTTCCGCAACAACAAGGTGGACGTCCTCGTGGCCACCGACGTCGCCGCACGCGGCATCGACGTGGATGACGTCACGCACGTGATCAACTACCAGTGCGTTGAAGACGAAAAAATCTACCTCCACCGTGTGGGCCGCACCGGCCGCGCCGGCAACAAGGGCACGGCCGTGACCTTCGTTGACTGGGATGACATGCCGCGCTGGGGCCTGATCAACAAGGCGCTGGGCCTGAGCTACCCTGAGCCCGTGGAGACCTATTCCTCCTCCCCGCACCTGTATGCAGAGCTGGACATCCCCGAAGGCACCAAGGGCAGGCTGCCCCGCAACAAGCGCACCCTCGCCGGCGTGGATGCCGAAGTCCTGGAGGACCTGGGCGAAACCGGCAAGAAGAACACCCGCGCCAGCGGTCGGGACGCAGGACGTGACGGCGGGCGCGACGCCGGCCGTTCCGGCGGGCGCGACTCCAGCCGCCGCGGCGGCTCCGAAGGTGGACGCTCAGGCGAGGGCAGCCGCTCAGGCGAGCGCCGCCGTCGTACGTCCGATACGGCCGCCGCCACCGGGCCTGCCGCCGAACCCGCTGCCCCGGCTGCGGCAGCCGGCGAAGTGGATCCCCGTGCGCGGCGCAGCCGGACACGCACCCGCCGCCGCAACGGCGAAGTAGTGGCCGGAGCAGACAAGCCCGGCAGCGCAGAGGCTTAACAGCCTCGATGACTGACACTGTCTGGGCGCCGGACGGCAGCAACCTGGTGGTACACGCGGATAACGCGGAGTTCCTCCCGTCGCTGCCGGACGGCGCCTTCACACTCATTTACGTGGACCCGCCGTTCAACACGGGCAGGGCCCAGACCCGCCAGGAAACCCGGATGGTGCTCAACACCGACG
The window above is part of the Pseudarthrobacter sp. IC2-21 genome. Proteins encoded here:
- a CDS encoding DEAD/DEAH box helicase, producing the protein MSELHTHQLLTDDSGTETLEPEETIISDEKPHEIPEKSFADYNVRADIVESLADAGITHPFPIQSMTLPVALAGHDIIGQAKTGTGKTLGFGIPALQRVVGPDDAGFDKLAVPGAPQALVIVPTRELAVQVANDLQTASLKRNARITTIYGGRAYEPQVEALQKGVEIVVGTPGRLIDLYKQKHLSLKNVKIVILDEADEMLDLGFLPDVETLIAGTPAVRQTLLFSATMPGPVIAMARRYMTQPTHIRAADPEDEGLTKRDIRQLIYRAHSMDKVEVVARILQARGRGRTIIFTKTKRTAAKVAEELVDRGFAAAAIHGDLGQGAREQALRAFRNNKVDVLVATDVAARGIDVDDVTHVINYQCVEDEKIYLHRVGRTGRAGNKGTAVTFVDWDDMPRWGLINKALGLSYPEPVETYSSSPHLYAELDIPEGTKGRLPRNKRTLAGVDAEVLEDLGETGKKNTRASGRDAGRDGGRDAGRSGGRDSSRRGGSEGGRSGEGSRSGERRRRTSDTAAATGPAAEPAAPAAAAGEVDPRARRSRTRTRRRNGEVVAGADKPGSAEA